The Nomascus leucogenys isolate Asia chromosome 4, Asia_NLE_v1, whole genome shotgun sequence genome includes the window GTCTGTGGTCAGTAACCCCGCGCTGCCATTTCAGGCCGGCTCGGGTCTCTAGACACCCCCTTTCCCGCCTCGACGTCCCTGGGGCATGGGGGAGGGACGCGACCTTCGGCTGGGGCCTGGGTGCGAGAAGGAGGCGTCGGTGGGAGGTGTCATTAAAGATCCAGCCCACCAGTACCACATCTGACCTGTAGAAGGGTATCCTGccatccctccttcctcctttacACACTTAGGGGAACACAGACTAGTCATTATCTGTCCTGCTACTGGTTCAGGCCAGGCTTGAGGCTGCCAGGAGTCCTGGATCTATGGTCCTCCCCAGCCTCATCTCAGTATCTAGTTTCAAGACCTTCATTTTGGAGGGGGAAACAGTCCAGAATCCACTGGTGGGTCTGTGGGAAACTGTAGTGGTCCTTGTGGCTCAGAGCTTGTGAGTGAAGGCATCTGGGAAGGAAGGTGATGATTTCTGTTCCAGTCTCAAACTGGATGCCCATCCTGCCTTAGTACTGGAGCAGGGTTGCTGCTGAAGAGGTAGCGTGACATCTAGATACACTTTTCAGTCCCTTTCTGCTTGGGACAGCAGCTGGGGAGAGGACTTTCTCTTGAAATGAAGAAGGACCAAGCAGTACATAGGAGCAGGTTCTTGCCAAGGGTGGGAGCTGGCAGGAGGCAGGTGGAGTGCCTTAGCCCCAGGACTTTTTCTGGGCAATGGTAGAACCTGGGTCGAGCCTGTTTTCAGCCACAGAGCCTGGTCCTCCTGCGGCTTGTCTCCTGTCCTGCCTTCTTCCTCCACCTTCTATTTCTCCGGTGGTGACTAAGCAGCCAGTGAGAGTGAAGGAAAAGTGAGCACCCTGCTCGGAGTGCCAGAACTGTGGGCTGGAGCCATGGCTCCTCTCCAGATTGGTGGAGTAGCCTGGTCCCAGGCCATGACTTCCTTGACCTGGTGCCCCCTCAGTGAGGCTTCCATCTGTGTGGGACTGTTACGGTGGGTATCTATGAGGCTTGGCCAGAAGTGGTTGCTGCTACTTGCATTATTTATTATCTCTTTAGAATAGCCTGAGAGTGTCCAGGGGTACTTCAGAGATGAGAAGATCCAGCTCTGTAGCATTAGTGTCCTGGGTTGCTGAGCCCTGGCTGTAGCTAAAGAGCAAGTTGTTGGGTCTTGGCAGTGATCACTGGCTTCTTTCCATTAGGCTCTCAGTTCCTTGCTGGAGAATTTGGCCACAAAGAGTTGCCAAGATAGCTGGGCCAGGAAGAAAGCGCCGCAGCCCTGACCCAGACGCTGTTGCCGACCCCGGGGCACTCTGGCTGTCGACCAAGCGCCTCAAGATGTCTGGTGGGGCCAGTGCCACAGGCCCAAGGAGAGGGCCCCCAGGACTGGAGGACGCCACTAGTAAGAAGAAGCAGAAGGATCGAGCAAACCAGGAGAGCAAGGATGGAGATCCTAGGAAAGGTGGGAGTGGCATTCCCAGAGTGCTTGTGGCCTTTTCTCCCTCCCATCTTATTGGTATACAGATTGGGGTTTGGGAGATGACTTTTTTGTTCTTCTCTCTGTCCTGGTCTGATGATGAGAGAAGAAGGACCCATGATAGCCTCAGTAGAGCCTCAGCTTTGAAGCCTGAGTACTTGGCTAAGATCCAGAAGATGGTGCTGTTGGGGAGcttgccttctttcctttttaaactttttttcttttttttgaatctgttctttctttttttcctttttttttttttgagatggagtctcattctgtagcccaggctggagtacagtggtgcaatatcggctcactgcaacctccacctcctggttcaggtgattctcctgcctcagcctcccaagtagctgggattacaggtgcatgccaccatgcaaggctaatttttttcggtttttttttgagacagtgtctcactctgtcatccaggctagagtgtagtggcatcttggctcactgcgggctctgcctcccaggttcaagcgattctgctgcctcagcctcccaagtagctgggattacaggtacgcaccatcatgcccagctaatttttgtatttttagtagagacggggtttcaccatgttggccagactggtcacaaactcctgacctcaggtgatccacccgcctcggcctctcagagtgctgggattgcaggtgtgaaccactgtgcctggccccttttttttttttttaaaggcagggtctcactcttgcacagactggagtgcagtgcaggtGTGATCGTAGCTTACTGCatcctcaaagtcctgggctcaagcagtcttcctacctcagcctcctccccatgcttgactaatttttcttatattttttttagagacagggtctcgatatgttgcccaggctggtcttgaacttctggcctcaggtgatccttctgcctcagcctcccgtgcagctgggatcacaggctcacgccaccatacccggctattcTTTCCTTCATCGTCAGGGTCAGCATCCACTCCTCGAGAGGAGCAGACCAAAGAGGGTCAGTAATGAATGGGCTTTTTGGATGctagggaaggggagggggcacTTGCACTTTGGCTCCCATCTGAAGCAGTTTCATTAGGCTGGGTCTCTGTTACCTGCTTATCACCATCAGGAGCTTGTGAAGACCCTCATGATCTCTTGGCTACTCCCCCTCCAGAGTTGTTGCTCGATTGGAGGCAGAGTGCAGAAGAGGTGATTGTCAAGCTTCGTGTGGGAGTAGGTCCCCTGCAGCTGGAGGATGTAGATGCTGCTTTCACAGATACGGACTGTGTGGTACGGTTTGCAGGTGTGTCCATCTGCCCTGAGCACAGTAGTATGTTTGAATCTTCTGATATCTCCTATCTTACCTCATGGACCCTGCTCTGTCCCCAGGTGGTCAGCAGTGGGGTGGTGTCTTCTATGCTGAGATAAAAAGCTCTTGTGCTAAAGTGCAAACCCGCAAGGGCAGTCTCCTGCACCTGACACTGCCCAAAAAGGTGCCTATGCTCACGTGGCCCTCCCTCCTGGTGAGTTCTAGTAGTACAGGGTTGGGTAGGGATACCCAGTGTAGTCGACAGGGCCTGACTGCTGTATCTTTGGCAGAAGAAACCTCTAGGGACCCAGGAGCTGGTGCCGGGGCTGCAGTGCCAGGAGAATGGGCAGGAACTGTCTCCCATTGCCCTGGAGCCAGGCCCTGAGCCCCACCGGGCTAAGCAGGAGGCCCGGAACCAGAAGCGGGCCCAGGGCCGTGGTGAGGTAGGCTCAGGGGCTGGCCCCGGGGCCCAGGCAGGGCCCAGCGCCAAGAGGGCTGTGCATCTCTGCAGAGGGCCAGAGGGGGAAGGGTCCAGGGATGACCCTGGACCCCAGGGTGATGCCCCACCCTTCGTGGCTGACCCAGCCACCCAGGTGAGAGCTGGGCACCTGTTTGGGTGTTAGGAGATGGGGGGAAAGGGTGTACACTGGAGTGGGAGCCACCTGGCAGATCCAGGGCTGATTCTGCCCACAATCTTGCCATTAATAGGTTGAGGCTGATGAACAGCTTTGCATACCACCGCTGAACCCCCAAgcctgccttctgggctcagagGAGAATTTAGCCCCTTTGGCAGGAGAGAAAGCAGTGCCTCCCGGGAATGACCCAGTCTCTCCAGCCATGGTCCGGTGCAGAAACCCTGGGAAAGATGACTGTGCCAAGGAGGAAATGGCAGTGGCAGCAGATGGTGCAACCTTGGTGGATGGTaaaggtgggggtgggcaggcagAGCCCTAGGTTGGGTTGCAAAGTTTGTAGGTGGGTAGAGAGTAGCAATAGGGTGGAACCTGTCCTGGTTGGGGCTGAGCCATGGTCTCAATATAGAGCCTGAGTCGATGGTGAACCTGGCATTTGTCAAGAATGACTCGTATGAGAAGGGCCCGGATTCAGTGGTGGTGCACGTGTACGTGAAGGAGATCTGCAGGGACACCTCAAGAGTACTTTTCCGTGAGCAGGACTTCACGCTCATCTTCCAGACCAGGTGGGTGGGCAGATGATGGGGCAAACAATGCCTCAGGTGGGACAATATGTCTCATGCTCTTCCTCTTGTCCTTCCTCCTATCCTGCTGTGCCTCTGCAGGGATGGAAACTTCCTGAGGCTGCACCCGGGCTGTGGGCCCCACACCATCTTCCGTTGGCAGGTGAAGCTCAGGTGGGTGGTGCCCGGCcccaccactgtgcctgtcctACCCCCACTGGGCTCCATCTCCCTGGCTCATCTATCCTGATGCTTATTCCTCCTAAGTCCCTGAGTTTAGCCTTTTCCCACAGGAATCTGATTGAGCCAGAGCAGTGCACCTTCTGTTTCACGGCTTCTCGCATCGACATCTGCCTTCGTAAGAGGCAGAGTCAGCGCTGGGGGGGCCTGGAGGCCCCGGCTGCACGAGGTCTGCACACGAGCTCCCTTCATTGCCCAATTCCACATGACCAGGACCCAAACCCCTGTCACATGCTGCTAACCACCAGCCCTCTCATTCCCCCTTTTTAAGGTGCAGTGGGTGGTGCAAAGGTTGCCGTGCCGACAGGTCCAACCCCTCTGGATTCAACCCCACCAGGAGgtgctccccaccccctgacaggccagGAGGAGGCCCGGGCTGTGGAGAAGGATAAATCCAAGGCACGATCTGAGGACACAGGGCTAGACAATGTGGCAACGCGCACACCCATGGAGCATGTAACCCCAAAGCCAGAGACACATCTGGCCTCGGTGAGAATTCTGGGGTGGGAAGGACGAAGAATGGAGGCTGGAGAGTCTTGGGGCTGTTCTCTCATGTTGTCTTTGCTCCCACAGCCCAAGCCTACATGCATGGTGCCTCCCATGCCCCACAGCCCAGTTAGTGGAGACAgcgtggaggaggaggaagaggaagagaagaaggtgTGTCTGCCAGGCTTCACTGGCCTTGTCAATTTAGGCAACACCTGCTTCATGAACAGCGTCATTCAGTCTCTGTCCAACACTCGGGAACTCCGGGACTTCTTCCATGgtgagggcagggcctggagcCTGGGTTATGGGCAGAGAGAGTGCCTTTGTTCCTCACACCTTTGCTCGACTACTATTCCTAGACCGCTCCTTTGAGGCTGAGATCAACTACAACAACCCACTAGGGACTGGTGGGCGTCTGGCCATTGGCTTTGCAGTGCTGCTTCGGGCGCTGTGGAAGGGCACCCACCATGCCTTCCAGCCTTCCAAGTTGAAGGTGATCTGTGACCACTGTCACCCTTggctggagggggtggggagggccagCCAGCTGGGTGTGCAGTGGGTGCTAGGGCTTCATGTTCACACCTTGGCTCCTGTATCCAGGCCATTGTGGCGAGTAAGGCCAGCCAGTTCACAGGCTATGCACAGCATGATGCCCAGGAGTTCATGGCTTTCCTGCTGGATGGGCTGCACGAGGACCTGAATCGCATTCAGAACAAGCCCTACACAGAGACCGTGGATTCAGATGGGCGGCCCGATGAGGTCAGGGTTAGGGACAGAGGGTGGGCATGTCTCATGAGCATCCCAGCCCCCACGACTCTTTGGTTCTCACCACTCTGCCTCTCAGGTGGTAGCTGAGGAAGCATGGCAGCGGCACAAGATGAGGAATGACTCTTTCATCGTGGACCTATTTCAGGGGCAGTACAAGTCAAAGCTGGTGTGCCCTGTGTGTGCCAAGGTGTGATGGGCTCCCCTGGAAAGAGGCCCCCTAGTTCAGCTCTGCTATTCTGGTCACATTAGGTTCAGAGGCATGTGCATCTTAAGGTGCTACAGGGCAAGGTTTGGGCAAAGAAGCTGGCAGGGAGGCCTTAGGATTCTATTTGGGCTGAAGAGCCCACTCAGGGTAGGCTTCCTGACTGAGGGAAAAGTGATGTTAGAGCTCAAAGGTGTTGTGGCAGGGTTGTGGGCACATGGGGTGCAAGTGTGAGGCAAATTCATAAAGTGAATAAGCTGAGTAGGGCTTTGAGTGCCAGAAAGAAGGATTGTTATTTCCTGGTGGTCCTCCTGCCCTGTCTAGTGTCCTGAAGCCTGAGAGTTTGCTGGTTGGCTGTGGGGGCCCTGAGAGCCATCAGAAGCCCTGGAATGGGCTCTTTGAGCATGAGCATCTTGTCTCCCACTCTGTGTGCAGCTACCCAGTGCCACCTCTACATCCACAGGTCTCCATCACTTTTGACCCGTTTCTTTATCTGCCGGTGCCCTTGCCACAAAAGCAAAAGGTTCTCCCTGTCTTTTATTTTGCCCGAGAGCCCCACAGCAAGCCCATCAAGGTGAGGAGTAAGCCCCTACCCTCTGGGCTGTTCTAGAGAACGTGGCCCACCTCCCTCACTGACTGCCCTTTTTGCCACAGTTCCTGGTGAGCGTCAGCAAGGAGAACTCCACTGCAAGCGAAGTATTGGACTCCCTCTCTCAGAGCGTTCATGTGAAGCCTGAGAACCTGCGTTTGGCGGAGGTATCTTTGTCCTTCCTTGGGCTATTacgtgtgtggatgtgtgtgtgtactcacCATAGACGTGTGTACAGTCATTGGCATCTACAGACATAcacatgggctgggcacagtggctcatgcctgtaatcccagcactttgtgaggctgaggtgggcagatcacttgagcccaggagtttgggaccagcctgggcaacttggtgaaacactgtctctacaagaaataaaaaaattagctgggcatggtggtacgtgcttatagtcccagctacttgggagactgaggcaagaggctcacttgagcccgggacgtggaggttgcagtgagcagagattgcaccacagcactccagcctgggtgacagagtgagactctgtctcaaaaataaataaatagataaaaaataaaaatagggccaggtgcggtggctcatgcctgtaatcccagtacttcgggaggccaaggcgggtggatcacaaggtcaggagatccagaccatcctggcttacatcgtgaaaccccacctctactaaaaatacaaaaaaagttagccgggcatggtggcacatgtctgtagtcccagctgctcaggaggctgaggcgggagaatcgcttgaacccgggaggcagaggttgcagtgagccgagatcgcgccactgcactccagcctgggtgacagagcgagactgtctcaaaaataaaataaaaatagacatacacATGAGTATGCCTGTGACTGTACAAAAACAGGTGATGTGCTGTTATTTTTTCTGTGCAACAGAAGTGCCCTCAGTTCCTAGCCATTATCAGGGTTTTATTCCCCTTTGTGGTGGTGGATCCCAActgcattttcctttttagaCAAGGAGCTTGAGCTGCAGGACTACCCCTATGTTCGCTCTGCTTCTCCCTCTGTCCTGCTGCTCTCTCCTTTTATCCCAGTTGTGTGTGCTAGCTCTCCCCAGGGGTTCCTAGCCTTTAGCCTGACAGTGTCGGCTTTCTCAGGGGTAAGAGTGGGGAGGAGGCTCTTTGAATGTGGACCCTCCATGATAATATGTTACAGTCTTATAAGGCTATGCCAGTTATAGCAGGGCAGAGTCCCTCAGTGTGGAGAGCTGGTGTGGTTGATATCTGCCTCACACCTGGTCTTTCAGGCCCTCTGATGCACCAGGCTCCTTATGGCATTGGGCACTGAGACGGGTGCCAGCAGAGGCATAAGCCTATTTGGGCCTACAGCCCTCACCACTGCCCACATAGACCCAAGGCAGGGCCAAGCCTTCTTAAACTCTCGGGCAGGGCTAGGGAAAGGGCTTATCCTCACGTGGGATCTGTGTGTTCTCTGTCCCCAGGTAATTAAGAATCGTTTCCATCGTGTGTTCCTACCCTCCCACTCACTGGACACTGTGTCCCCATCTGATATGCTCCTCTGCTTTGAGCTGCTATCCTCAGAGTTGGCTAAGGAGCGGGTAGTGGTGCTAGAGGTGCAACAGGTGAGTAGGGGCCAACCTGATGGCATAGGGCCCTGGTGGGTGGGGCACTCCTGCCTGGTCTTGCTGAGCCAGACGACCCACCCTAGCGCCCCCAGGTGCCCAGCGTCCCCATCTCCAAGTGTGCAGCCTGCCAGCGGAAGCAACAATCGGAGGATGAAAAGCTGAAGCGCTGTACCCGGTGCTACCGTGTGGGCTACTGCAACCAGTGAGGACCCCCATGGTCTCCCCTACCCTTTCTTTCCACCTTCCATGTGCCACCCTGCTCCTTCCCTTCACACCAGGGCACATATGCTTAAGCTTTCTACTTGCCACCCTACTTTACCAGGCTctgggggaggcagggctggCATGCCCAGTTCCCAGGGACTATGACTAGCCCCCAGTATGGAGTCATAGGAGATGGGGCTAAGGGCCTATCCTTGTCTTCCACTTCCCATCAGGCTCTGCCAGAAAACCCACTGGCCTGACCACAAGGGCCTCTGCCGACCTGAGAACATTGGCTACCCCTTCCTGGTCAGTGTACCTGCCTCACGCCTCACTTATGCCCGCCTTGCTCAGTTGCTAGAGGGCTATGCCCGGTAAGTGCCCAGTGGTTGGACTAGAGTGGTGTAGGTGGGGGCAGAGGTGCTAGATGAGCTGGTCAGGAGTCTTACTTGCCTTGCTCTCTGTTGCCAGGTACTCTGTGAGTGTATTCCAGCCACCCTTTCAGCCTGGCCGCATGGCCTTGGAGTCTCAGAGCCCTGGCTGCACCACACTGCTCTCCACTGGCTCCCTGGAGGTTGGGGACAGCGAGAGGGACCCCATTCAGCCACCTGAGCTCCATCTCGTGACCCCTATGGCTGAGGGGGACACAGGGCTTCCCCGGGTGTGGGCAGCCCCTGACCGGGGTCCTGTGCCCAGCACCAGTGGAATTTCTTCTGAGATGCTGGCCAGTGGGCCCATTGAGGTTGGCTCCTTGTCTGCTGGTGAGAGGGTGTCCCGACCCGAAGGTAAGATCCAGTGAAAGGCCCTGAGAGCTGGGGAGGAGGATAGGGGAGGATGGAGGGGGCTGTTGTTTAGGGCCTGGTGGGCCTGGTGAGGCCCTGATGGGCAGGGAAGCTTTAGATTATCATGTTCTCACACAGCTGCTGTGCCTGGGTACCAGCATCCAAGTGAAGCTATGAATGCCCACACACCCCagttcttcatctataaaattgacTCATCCAGCCGAGAGCAGCGGCTAG containing:
- the USP19 gene encoding ubiquitin carboxyl-terminal hydrolase 19 isoform X6, which translates into the protein MSGGASATGPRRGPPGLEDATSKKKQKDRANQESKDGDPRKETGSRYVAQAGLELLASGDPSASASRAAGITGSRHHTRLFFPSSSGSASTPREEQTKEGACEDPHDLLATPPPELLLDWRQSAEEVIVKLRVGVGPLQLEDVDAAFTDTDCVVRFAGGQQWGGVFYAEIKSSCAKVQTRKGSLLHLTLPKKVPMLTWPSLLKKPLGTQELVPGLQCQENGQELSPIALEPGPEPHRAKQEARNQKRAQGRGEVGSGAGPGAQAGPSAKRAVHLCRGPEGEGSRDDPGPQGDAPPFVADPATQVEADEQLCIPPLNPQACLLGSEENLAPLAGEKAVPPGNDPVSPAMVRCRNPGKDDCAKEEMAVAADGATLVDEPESMVNLAFVKNDSYEKGPDSVVVHVYVKEICRDTSRVLFREQDFTLIFQTRDGNFLRLHPGCGPHTIFRWQVKLRNLIEPEQCTFCFTASRIDICLRKRQSQRWGGLEAPAARVGGAKVAVPTGPTPLDSTPPGGAPHPLTGQEEARAVEKDKSKARSEDTGLDNVATRTPMEHVTPKPETHLASPKPTCMVPPMPHSPVSGDSVEEEEEEEKKVCLPGFTGLVNLGNTCFMNSVIQSLSNTRELRDFFHDRSFEAEINYNNPLGTGGRLAIGFAVLLRALWKGTHHAFQPSKLKAIVASKASQFTGYAQHDAQEFMAFLLDGLHEDLNRIQNKPYTETVDSDGRPDEVVAEEAWQRHKMRNDSFIVDLFQGQYKSKLVCPVCAKVSITFDPFLYLPVPLPQKQKVLPVFYFAREPHSKPIKFLVSVSKENSTASEVLDSLSQSVHVKPENLRLAEVIKNRFHRVFLPSHSLDTVSPSDMLLCFELLSSELAKERVVVLEVQQRPQVPSVPISKCAACQRKQQSEDEKLKRCTRCYRVGYCNQLCQKTHWPDHKGLCRPENIGYPFLVSVPASRLTYARLAQLLEGYARYSVSVFQPPFQPGRMALESQSPGCTTLLSTGSLEVGDSERDPIQPPELHLVTPMAEGDTGLPRVWAAPDRGPVPSTSGISSEMLASGPIEVGSLSAGERVSRPEAAVPGYQHPSEAMNAHTPQFFIYKIDSSSREQRLEDKGDTPLELGDDCSLALVWRNNERLQEFVLVASKELECAEDPGSAGEAARAGHFTLDQCLNLFTRPEVLAPEEAWYCPQCKQHREASKQLLLWRLPNVLIVQLKRFSFRSFIWRDKINDLVEFPVRNLDLSKFCIGQKEEQLPSYDLYAVINHYGGMIGGHYTACARLPNDRSSQRSDVGWRLFDDSTVTTVDESQVVTRYAYVLFYRRRNSPVERPPRAGHSEHHTDLGPAAEAAASQASRIWQELEAEEEPVPEGPGPLGPWGPQDWVGPLPRGPTTPDEGCLRYFVLGTVAALVALVLNVFYPLVSQSRWR
- the USP19 gene encoding ubiquitin carboxyl-terminal hydrolase 19 isoform X13; translated protein: MSGGASATGPRRGPPGLEDATSKKKQKDRANQESKDGDPRKETGSRYVAQAGLELLASGDPSASASRAAGITGSRHHTRLFFPSSSGSASTPREEQTKEGACEDPHDLLATPPPELLLDWRQSAEEVIVKLRVGVGPLQLEDVDAAFTDTDCVVRFAGGQQWGGVFYAEIKSSCAKVQTRKGSLLHLTLPKKVPMLTWPSLLKKPLGTQELVPGLQCQENGQELSPIALEPGPEPHRAKQEARNQKRAQGRGEVEADEQLCIPPLNPQACLLGSEENLAPLAGEKAVPPGNDPVSPAMVRCRNPGKDDCAKEEMAVAADGATLVDGKEPESMVNLAFVKNDSYEKGPDSVVVHVYVKEICRDTSRVLFREQDFTLIFQTRDGNFLRLHPGCGPHTIFRWQVKLRNLIEPEQCTFCFTASRIDICLRKRQSQRWGGLEAPAARGAVGGAKVAVPTGPTPLDSTPPGGAPHPLTGQEEARAVEKDKSKARSEDTGLDNVATRTPMEHVTPKPETHLASPKPTCMVPPMPHSPVSGDSVEEEEEEEKKVCLPGFTGLVNLGNTCFMNSVIQSLSNTRELRDFFHDRSFEAEINYNNPLGTGGRLAIGFAVLLRALWKGTHHAFQPSKLKAIVASKASQFTGYAQHDAQEFMAFLLDGLHEDLNRIQNKPYTETVDSDGRPDEVVAEEAWQRHKMRNDSFIVDLFQGQYKSKLVCPVCAKVSITFDPFLYLPVPLPQKQKVLPVFYFAREPHSKPIKFLVSVSKENSTASEVLDSLSQSVHVKPENLRLAEVIKNRFHRVFLPSHSLDTVSPSDMLLCFELLSSELAKERVVVLEVQQRPQVPSVPISKCAACQRKQQSEDEKLKRCTRCYRVGYCNQLCQKTHWPDHKGLCRPENIGYPFLVSVPASRLTYARLAQLLEGYARYSVSVFQPPFQPGRMALESQSPGCTTLLSTGSLEVGDSERDPIQPPELHLVTPMAEGDTGLPRVWAAPDRGPVPSTSGISSEMLASGPIEVGSLSAGERVSRPEAAVPGYQHPSEAMNAHTPQFFIYKIDSSSREQRLEDKGDTPLELGDDCSLALVWRNNERLQEFVLVASKELECAEDPGSAGEAARAGHFTLDQCLNLFTRPEVLAPEEAWYCPQCKQHREASKQLLLWRLPNVLIVQLKRFSFRSFIWRDKINDLVEFPVRNLDLSKFCIGQKEEQLPSYDLYAVINHYGGMIGGHYTACARLPNDRSSQRSDVGWRLFDDSTVTTVDESQVVTRYAYVLFYRRRNSPVERPPRAGHSEHHTDLGPAAEAAASQASRIWQELEAEEEPVPEGPGPLGPWGPQDWVGPLPRGPTTPDEGCLRYFVLGTVAALVALVLNVFYPLVSQSRWR
- the USP19 gene encoding ubiquitin carboxyl-terminal hydrolase 19 isoform X1, which translates into the protein MSGGASATGPRRGPPGLEDATSKKKQKDRANQESKDGDPRKETGSRYVAQAGLELLASGDPSASASRAAGITGSRHHTRLFFPSSSGSASTPREEQTKEGACEDPHDLLATPPPELLLDWRQSAEEVIVKLRVGVGPLQLEDVDAAFTDTDCVVRFAGGQQWGGVFYAEIKSSCAKVQTRKGSLLHLTLPKKVPMLTWPSLLKKPLGTQELVPGLQCQENGQELSPIALEPGPEPHRAKQEARNQKRAQGRGEVGSGAGPGAQAGPSAKRAVHLCRGPEGEGSRDDPGPQGDAPPFVADPATQVEADEQLCIPPLNPQACLLGSEENLAPLAGEKAVPPGNDPVSPAMVRCRNPGKDDCAKEEMAVAADGATLVDGKEPESMVNLAFVKNDSYEKGPDSVVVHVYVKEICRDTSRVLFREQDFTLIFQTRDGNFLRLHPGCGPHTIFRWQVKLRNLIEPEQCTFCFTASRIDICLRKRQSQRWGGLEAPAARGAVGGAKVAVPTGPTPLDSTPPGGAPHPLTGQEEARAVEKDKSKARSEDTGLDNVATRTPMEHVTPKPETHLASPKPTCMVPPMPHSPVSGDSVEEEEEEEKKVCLPGFTGLVNLGNTCFMNSVIQSLSNTRELRDFFHDRSFEAEINYNNPLGTGGRLAIGFAVLLRALWKGTHHAFQPSKLKAIVASKASQFTGYAQHDAQEFMAFLLDGLHEDLNRIQNKPYTETVDSDGRPDEVVAEEAWQRHKMRNDSFIVDLFQGQYKSKLVCPVCAKVSITFDPFLYLPVPLPQKQKVLPVFYFAREPHSKPIKFLVSVSKENSTASEVLDSLSQSVHVKPENLRLAEVIKNRFHRVFLPSHSLDTVSPSDMLLCFELLSSELAKERVVVLEVQQRPQVPSVPISKCAACQRKQQSEDEKLKRCTRCYRVGYCNQLCQKTHWPDHKGLCRPENIGYPFLVSVPASRLTYARLAQLLEGYARYSVSVFQPPFQPGRMALESQSPGCTTLLSTGSLEVGDSERDPIQPPELHLVTPMAEGDTGLPRVWAAPDRGPVPSTSGISSEMLASGPIEVGSLSAGERVSRPEAAVPGYQHPSEAMNAHTPQFFIYKIDSSSREQRLEDKGDTPLELGDDCSLALVWRNNERLQEFVLVASKELECAEDPGSAGEAARAGHFTLDQCLNLFTRPEVLAPEEAWYCPQCKQHREASKQLLLWRLPNVLIVQLKRFSFRSFIWRDKINDLVEFPVRNLDLSKFCIGQKEEQLPSYDLYAVINHYGGMIGGHYTACARLPNDRSSQRSDVGWRLFDDSTVTTVDESQVVTRYAYVLFYRRRNSPVERPPRAGHSEHHTDLGPAAEAAASQASRIWQELEAEEEPVPEGPGPLGPWGPQDWVGPLPRGPTTPDEGCLRYFVLGTVAALVALVLNVFYPLVSQSRWR
- the USP19 gene encoding ubiquitin carboxyl-terminal hydrolase 19 isoform X10 — encoded protein: MSGGASATGPRRGPPGLEDATSKKKQKDRANQESKDGDPRKETGSRYVAQAGLELLASGDPSASASRAAGITGSRHHTRLFFPSSSGSASTPREEQTKEGACEDPHDLLATPPPELLLDWRQSAEEVIVKLRVGVGPLQLEDVDAAFTDTDCVVRFAGGQQWGGVFYAEIKSSCAKVQTRKGSLLHLTLPKKVPMLTWPSLLKKPLGTQELVPGLQCQENGQELSPIALEPGPEPHRAKQEARNQKRAQGRGEVGSGAGPGAQAGPSAKRAVHLCRGPEGEGSRDDPGPQGDAPPFVADPATQVEADEQLCIPPLNPQACLLGSEENLAPLAGEKAVPPGNDPVSPAMVRCRNPGKDDCAKEEMAVAADGATLVDGKEPESMVNLAFVKNDSYEKGPDSVVVHVYVKEICRDTSRVLFREQDFTLIFQTRDGNFLRLHPGCGPHTIFRWQVKLRNLIEPEQCTFCFTASRIDICLRKRQSQRWGGLEAPAARVGGAKVAVPTGPTPLDSTPPGGAPHPLTGQEEARAVEKDKSKARSEDTGLDNVATRTPMEHVTPKPETHLASPKPTCMVPPMPHSPVSGDSVEEEEEEEKKVCLPGFTGLVNLGNTCFMNSVIQSLSNTRELRDFFHDRSFEAEINYNNPLGTGGRLAIGFAVLLRALWKGTHHAFQPSKLKAIVASKASQFTGYAQHDAQEFMAFLLDGLHEDLNRIQNKPYTETVDSDGRPDEVVAEEAWQRHKMRNDSFIVDLFQGQYKSKLVCPVCAKVSITFDPFLYLPVPLPQKQKVLPVFYFAREPHSKPIKFLVSVSKENSTASEVLDSLSQSVHVKPENLRLAEVIKNRFHRVFLPSHSLDTVSPSDMLLCFELLSSELAKERVVVLEVQQRPQVPSVPISKCAACQRKQQSEDEKLKRCTRCYRVGYCNQLCQKTHWPDHKGLCRPENIGYPFLVSVPASRLTYARLAQLLEGYARYSVSVFQPPFQPGRMALESQSPGCTTLLSTGSLEVGDSERDPIQPPELHLVTPMAEGDTGLPRVWAAPDRGPVPSTSGISSEMLASGPIEVGSLSAGERVSRPEAAVPGYQHPSEAMNAHTPQFFIYKIDSSSREQRLEDKGDTPLELGDDCSLALVWRNNERLQEFVLVASKELECAEDPGSAGEAARAGHFTLDQCLNLFTRPEVLAPEEAWYCPQCKQHREASKQLLLWRLPNVLIVQLKRFSFRSFIWRDKINDLVEFPVRNLDLSKFCIGQKEEQLPSYDLYAVINHYGGMIGGHYTACARLPNDRSSQRSDVGWRLFDDSTVTTVDESQVVTRYAYVLFYRRRNSPVERPPRAGHSEHHTDLGPAAEAAASQGLGPGQAPEVAPTRTAPERFAPPVDRPAPTYSNMEEVD